In Desulfobaccales bacterium, one genomic interval encodes:
- the argJ gene encoding bifunctional glutamate N-acetyltransferase/amino-acid acetyltransferase ArgJ, whose translation MIVPGFRFAATAAGIKKPGVQDLALMVADTPVAAAGVFTRNRVKAAPVLISQERLRKGFAQAILVNAGNANACNGPQGLATARETCRRTAELLNIPERLVLPASTGVIGTPLPGDRITQALPQLVAALSPDGLGEAARAIMTTDTRPKASLVQGTIDGKKFTLAGIAKGSGMIHPDMATLLVFIFSDVAAAPKVLKTLLRQALPVSFNRITVDGDTSTNDTILLLASGLAGNARIDAAGPAMTTLGEALNQVMGELAWQVVADGEGARHVYKVVVKGAASLADAKKAAMTVALSPLVKTAIAGEDVNWGRIMAALGRSGARFNPERVEIAFGAHPVMQNGQGLGPEAEAAAQQVIKSGTFMLNIQLNNGDCADYYDTCDYTEDYIRINADYRS comes from the coding sequence ATGATAGTTCCGGGCTTTCGTTTTGCCGCCACCGCCGCGGGCATCAAAAAACCTGGGGTGCAGGATCTGGCCTTGATGGTGGCGGATACTCCCGTTGCCGCCGCGGGGGTGTTTACCCGCAACCGGGTAAAGGCTGCGCCGGTGCTGATTTCCCAGGAACGCCTGCGGAAGGGTTTCGCCCAGGCTATTTTGGTGAATGCCGGCAACGCCAATGCCTGTAACGGCCCCCAAGGCCTCGCGACCGCCCGGGAGACCTGCCGGCGGACCGCGGAACTGCTCAATATCCCGGAACGCCTGGTGCTGCCGGCCTCCACCGGGGTCATCGGCACCCCTTTGCCCGGGGACCGTATCACCCAGGCCCTGCCCCAATTAGTGGCGGCCTTGAGCCCCGACGGGTTGGGAGAGGCGGCCCGGGCTATCATGACCACCGACACCCGTCCCAAGGCCTCGCTGGTCCAGGGCACAATTGACGGTAAGAAATTCACTCTGGCCGGTATCGCCAAAGGCTCGGGCATGATTCACCCGGATATGGCGACGCTTTTAGTCTTTATCTTCAGCGACGTTGCGGCCGCGCCCAAGGTTTTGAAAACGCTCCTGCGACAGGCACTGCCGGTCAGTTTCAACCGGATCACCGTAGATGGGGACACGTCCACCAATGACACCATTCTTTTGCTGGCCAGCGGGTTGGCGGGAAACGCACGAATCGACGCGGCCGGCCCGGCCATGACCACTCTGGGCGAGGCCTTGAACCAGGTGATGGGCGAGTTGGCCTGGCAGGTGGTGGCTGACGGCGAAGGCGCCCGCCACGTCTATAAAGTTGTCGTTAAAGGCGCGGCCTCACTGGCTGACGCCAAAAAGGCCGCCATGACCGTGGCGCTCTCCCCCCTGGTCAAAACCGCCATAGCCGGGGAGGACGTCAACTGGGGCCGGATTATGGCCGCGCTGGGGCGTTCCGGGGCCCGTTTCAATCCGGAACGGGTGGAGATTGCCTTCGGAGCTCATCCCGTAATGCAAAACGGCCAGGGACTGGGACCGGAGGCTGAAGCCGCCGCCCAGCAAGTCATCAAGTCGGGCACGTTTATGCTGAATATCCAGCTTAACAATGGCGACTGTGCTGATTACTACGATACCTGCGACTATACCGAGGACTACATTCGCATCAATGCCGACTACCGCAGTTAA
- a CDS encoding tetratricopeptide repeat protein, with the protein MRLKVVSNSMLVLTLILLVLLPKVCLGFSLDFKDFSPSAPGGLESRPGPALPSSYQNLDIPPDPQLDQAIKLINTGNLKQAMANVKEVLKQNPKSAPAQELLGAILALQGQTHAGLEALQEAVRLNPQQSTALTKIGDIYLAQGKSGEAQAQFLKALQANPDYARANQRLGLLLEKEGRLPEAIAHFEKGLAGTPADYAGVKVNLARLYNLTGKYDKTVNLLANRIPPGDSGFLLHVLLAAAYKGQKHPDQAQKEFDQALKLAQPDPARAYLALGIAYREAGLNQDSRQTLQKAIQLQPKQPLPYWELGKTLASLKEPDAALAQMRQAIQLAPKNPDLKKGLAAFLVEQKKFPEAIAIYQELLRAPTAGPTDYDLLGSTYQVAGQYDQAEKIFLQGVQKYPQDPLSYYRLGLFYGFIKKYDQAIAQLNKGLSIAPHNPRLLQGLTLAYQRQGDLKRAIETNQQVVALDPENMAQKFNLAMLYKKTGNVSAATTIYRDILAQHPEDIAALNNLAELLSESGNLPEARQLAEKAAALAPENGHVLDTLGWISHKQAEPQKALNALDKAAALLPENPDVLYHFAVVLDQQGKKPEARQYLEKALGISKDFPGADQAEKLLQKLPATTKK; encoded by the coding sequence ATGCGCCTTAAAGTAGTCTCCAACAGCATGCTTGTTTTGACCCTTATTCTCCTGGTGCTCCTACCTAAAGTGTGTTTAGGGTTCTCCCTCGATTTCAAGGATTTCTCCCCCTCAGCTCCGGGCGGCCTCGAGTCGAGGCCTGGCCCAGCCCTGCCGTCCTCGTACCAAAACCTTGACATTCCCCCTGACCCTCAGCTTGACCAGGCCATCAAGTTGATTAACACCGGCAACTTAAAACAGGCCATGGCTAATGTGAAAGAGGTTCTCAAACAAAACCCCAAATCTGCCCCGGCCCAGGAACTCCTGGGAGCCATCCTGGCCCTGCAGGGGCAGACGCACGCCGGGTTGGAGGCTTTGCAGGAAGCGGTCCGATTAAATCCTCAGCAAAGCACGGCTTTGACCAAGATAGGGGATATCTATCTGGCCCAGGGCAAGTCTGGTGAAGCCCAGGCCCAATTTCTTAAAGCCCTTCAGGCCAACCCAGACTATGCCAGGGCCAACCAGAGATTGGGGCTGCTTTTGGAAAAGGAAGGCAGGTTACCCGAGGCCATCGCCCATTTCGAGAAGGGCCTGGCAGGCACCCCGGCAGACTACGCGGGAGTCAAAGTAAACCTGGCACGCTTATATAACCTTACCGGCAAATACGATAAGACCGTTAACTTGTTGGCGAATCGCATCCCCCCTGGGGACTCGGGCTTTTTGCTCCATGTCTTATTGGCAGCGGCTTATAAGGGTCAAAAGCATCCCGACCAGGCTCAGAAAGAATTTGATCAGGCGCTTAAATTGGCTCAGCCTGACCCCGCCAGGGCTTATCTGGCCCTGGGGATTGCTTACCGGGAAGCCGGCTTGAACCAGGATTCCCGCCAAACCCTACAAAAGGCGATCCAGCTGCAACCCAAACAACCCCTGCCTTATTGGGAATTAGGGAAAACCCTGGCCTCCCTCAAAGAGCCCGACGCCGCTCTGGCGCAGATGCGCCAGGCCATCCAACTGGCCCCCAAAAATCCTGACCTCAAAAAGGGCCTGGCCGCTTTTCTTGTGGAACAGAAGAAATTCCCTGAAGCTATTGCCATCTACCAGGAATTGCTTCGTGCTCCCACCGCCGGGCCCACGGATTACGATCTGCTAGGTTCTACTTATCAGGTTGCCGGCCAATATGACCAGGCGGAAAAGATTTTCCTTCAGGGGGTGCAGAAATATCCGCAGGACCCCCTCTCCTATTATCGCTTGGGCCTGTTTTACGGGTTCATAAAAAAATACGACCAGGCCATTGCCCAACTGAACAAAGGGCTCTCAATTGCTCCCCATAATCCCCGACTTTTGCAGGGCCTCACCCTGGCTTATCAGCGCCAGGGTGACCTCAAGCGGGCCATAGAAACGAACCAGCAGGTTGTGGCTCTCGATCCCGAAAATATGGCCCAAAAATTTAACCTGGCCATGCTCTATAAGAAAACGGGCAATGTGAGCGCCGCCACCACGATATATCGAGATATCCTGGCTCAACACCCCGAAGATATCGCCGCGCTGAATAATCTGGCTGAGCTTCTCTCCGAAAGCGGCAATCTTCCCGAAGCTCGGCAACTGGCAGAAAAAGCCGCGGCTCTGGCCCCGGAGAATGGTCACGTGCTCGATACCCTGGGCTGGATCAGTCATAAGCAGGCCGAACCCCAGAAGGCTTTGAACGCCCTGGACAAAGCCGCGGCTCTGTTGCCCGAAAATCCGGATGTCCTGTATCATTTTGCCGTGGTGCTGGACCAACAGGGAAAAAAACCGGAGGCCAGGCAATATCTTGAAAAAGCGTTGGGGATCTCCAAGGATTTTCCGGGGGCCGACCAAGCGGAAAAATTATTGCAAAAATTGCCCGCAACTACTAAAAAATAA
- the secA gene encoding preprotein translocase subunit SecA: protein MIDLFLKRIFGSKNDRELKRIAPLVDRITTLEPGYRDLSDAALQAKTPEFKERLDRGETIEDLLPEAFAAAREASVRALGMRPFDVQLIGGIVLHQGKIAEMKTGEGKTLVATMPAYLNALSGKGVHIVTVNDYLARRDTQWMGGIYRFLGLTVDTIVHGLDDNERRQAYAADITYGTNNEFGFDYLRDNMKFSLEEYVQRDFHYGIVDEVDSILIDEARTPLIISGPAEESTQLYYTLNQVVRQLKIEQDFTVDEKARSVLITEGGVAHAEKLVNLPNLYDPRNIEVLHHLQAALKAHNLFKRDVDYIVKDGQVLIVDEFTGRLMPGRRYSDGLHQALEAKEGVKIENENQTLATVTFQNYFRMYEKLAGMTGTADTEAEEFKKIYNLEVMVIPTHKRMIRIDHPDSIYRSEAEKYSAVVEDIRDCYQRGQPVLVGTTSIEKSEHLSKLLKREGIKHEVLNAKQHEKEAQIVAHAGQMGMLTIATNMAGRGTDIVLGEGVVERGGLHILGTERHESRRIDNQLRGRSGRQGDPGTSRFYLSLEDDLLRIFGSDRIKGLMGRLGMDDGEPIEHRLVSNAIEKAQKRVEGHNFDIRKQLIEYDDVMNKQREVIYAQRRQILGGKTLEEDLMDMAAELVDEIVQEYTANKLPEEWDHKAFGDAFHKQFGFRVSLENLDGDLSDVLYDLVKGRFAAKNEEIGPEVFQQLQQMIMLQIVDNHWKEHLLSMDHLRDGIGLRGYGQKDPLREYQREGYDMFMDLIHRIQADSVGTLFHLQVQPHHEPPPEARPKATPMAFSHGDSAVQPKQRPNKKVGRNDPCPCGSGKKFKKCCGK from the coding sequence ATGATCGATCTCTTTTTGAAAAGAATCTTTGGCAGTAAAAACGACCGGGAACTGAAGCGGATAGCTCCCTTGGTGGACCGGATCACAACCCTGGAGCCGGGATACCGGGATCTGTCCGACGCGGCGCTGCAGGCTAAAACCCCTGAGTTCAAGGAGCGTTTGGATCGGGGCGAAACTATTGAAGACCTGCTGCCTGAAGCCTTTGCCGCGGCTCGGGAAGCCTCTGTCCGGGCCCTGGGGATGCGCCCTTTCGACGTCCAACTCATCGGCGGCATTGTGCTCCACCAGGGCAAGATCGCCGAAATGAAAACCGGTGAAGGCAAAACCCTGGTGGCCACCATGCCTGCCTACCTCAACGCCCTGAGCGGCAAAGGCGTGCATATCGTCACCGTGAACGACTATCTGGCCCGCCGGGATACTCAATGGATGGGCGGCATTTACCGCTTCCTGGGGCTCACGGTGGACACCATCGTCCACGGCCTGGACGACAACGAGCGCCGCCAGGCCTATGCCGCGGACATCACCTACGGCACCAACAACGAGTTCGGGTTCGACTATCTTCGGGACAACATGAAATTCTCCCTGGAGGAGTACGTCCAGCGGGATTTCCACTATGGCATCGTGGACGAAGTCGATTCCATCCTCATTGACGAGGCCCGGACGCCCCTGATCATCTCCGGCCCCGCGGAGGAGTCCACCCAGCTTTACTACACCCTTAACCAGGTGGTCCGGCAGCTGAAAATCGAACAAGATTTTACCGTGGACGAAAAGGCCCGGTCCGTCCTCATCACCGAAGGCGGCGTGGCTCATGCCGAAAAGTTGGTCAACCTGCCTAATCTCTATGATCCCCGGAACATCGAGGTCCTGCACCACCTCCAAGCCGCGTTGAAGGCCCACAACCTGTTCAAACGGGACGTGGACTACATCGTGAAGGATGGTCAGGTGCTCATCGTAGACGAGTTCACCGGCCGTCTTATGCCCGGCCGGCGCTACTCCGACGGCCTGCATCAGGCCTTGGAGGCCAAGGAAGGGGTAAAGATCGAGAACGAAAACCAGACCCTGGCCACCGTCACCTTCCAAAACTACTTTCGCATGTATGAAAAACTGGCGGGCATGACCGGCACCGCCGACACTGAAGCCGAAGAATTCAAAAAGATCTACAACCTGGAAGTCATGGTTATCCCCACCCACAAAAGGATGATCCGGATAGACCACCCTGACTCCATTTATCGGAGCGAAGCGGAAAAGTACAGCGCGGTGGTGGAGGATATTCGAGATTGTTACCAGCGGGGGCAGCCGGTGCTGGTGGGCACCACCTCCATCGAAAAATCGGAACACCTGAGCAAGCTCCTCAAGCGGGAAGGTATCAAACACGAAGTCCTCAATGCCAAACAGCATGAAAAAGAGGCGCAGATCGTCGCCCATGCCGGGCAGATGGGTATGTTGACCATCGCCACCAACATGGCCGGCCGGGGCACCGACATCGTCTTAGGCGAAGGGGTGGTGGAACGGGGCGGCCTGCACATCCTGGGCACCGAGCGCCACGAGTCCCGCCGCATCGACAACCAGTTGAGGGGGCGCTCCGGCCGCCAGGGAGACCCCGGCACCTCCCGGTTCTATCTCTCTTTAGAAGACGACCTCCTGCGCATCTTCGGGTCTGACCGTATCAAGGGCCTCATGGGCCGCTTAGGAATGGATGACGGCGAGCCTATCGAGCACCGCCTGGTGTCCAACGCCATCGAAAAGGCCCAAAAGCGGGTGGAAGGGCACAACTTCGACATCCGCAAACAACTCATCGAATACGACGATGTAATGAACAAGCAGCGCGAGGTGATCTACGCTCAGCGCCGCCAGATCCTGGGCGGCAAAACCCTGGAAGAAGACCTCATGGATATGGCTGCCGAACTGGTGGACGAGATCGTCCAAGAATACACCGCCAATAAGCTGCCGGAGGAGTGGGACCACAAAGCCTTTGGGGACGCCTTCCATAAACAGTTCGGCTTTCGGGTCTCCCTGGAAAATTTGGATGGCGACCTCAGTGACGTGCTCTACGACCTGGTCAAAGGCCGTTTTGCCGCCAAAAACGAGGAGATCGGCCCCGAGGTCTTCCAGCAGTTGCAGCAGATGATCATGCTCCAAATCGTGGACAACCACTGGAAAGAGCATCTGCTGTCCATGGACCATCTGCGGGACGGTATCGGTCTGAGGGGCTACGGTCAGAAGGACCCCTTGCGGGAATACCAGCGGGAAGGCTATGACATGTTCATGGACCTGATCCACCGCATCCAGGCGGACTCGGTGGGCACCCTGTTCCACCTTCAGGTGCAGCCCCACCACGAACCCCCGCCGGAGGCCAGGCCCAAGGCCACGCCCATGGCCTTCAGCCATGGCGATAGCGCCGTCCAACCCAAGCAGCGGCCTAACAAAAAAGTCGGCCGCAACGACCCCTGCCCTTGCGGCAGCGGCAAGAAATTTAAGAAATGCTGCGGTAAATGA
- a CDS encoding N-acetyltransferase, which produces MIRKAKINEVPEIRRFLAEFSRDGGILPRTLADLYSQLRDYYVYRQGHGPIIGIASLHICWAALGEIRSVAVAPTHRGQKIASRLVETCLHEARAIGLSEIFLLTLVPEFFQRFGFKVVSREELLPIVWADCVNCVKFPDCDEVPMHLDLAASGNGD; this is translated from the coding sequence ATGATACGCAAAGCCAAGATTAATGAAGTTCCGGAAATCCGCCGCTTCCTGGCGGAATTCTCCCGGGATGGTGGCATCCTGCCCCGGACCCTGGCCGATCTCTACAGCCAGTTACGGGATTACTACGTCTACCGGCAGGGCCACGGCCCGATTATCGGCATCGCTTCCCTGCACATCTGTTGGGCCGCTCTGGGTGAAATCCGGTCCGTCGCCGTGGCCCCGACCCACCGGGGGCAGAAAATCGCCTCCCGCCTGGTAGAGACCTGCCTGCACGAGGCCCGCGCCATCGGCTTGAGCGAAATCTTCCTCCTGACCCTGGTGCCGGAGTTTTTCCAGCGATTCGGCTTTAAGGTCGTCTCCCGGGAAGAACTGCTGCCCATTGTCTGGGCCGATTGCGTCAACTGCGTCAAGTTTCCCGACTGCGACGAAGTCCCTATGCACCTGGATCTGGCGGCCTCAGGGAATGGGGACTAG
- a CDS encoding peptidylprolyl isomerase, with the protein MSVIAKDNYVCLEYRLWLDSGEQLRGTPEAPGQLTFVAGYNELMPALERRLIGLREQDAVEFVVPAAEAFGDYDPDFVQEWSHKVFPPGMELVPGQKVIPANLPFPPEYPLTVKEVREDCVILDMNHPFSGRDLRYQVKVVEVRSATPEELEPLKQCKSCADDLSCEH; encoded by the coding sequence ATGTCCGTCATTGCCAAAGATAACTATGTCTGTTTGGAGTACCGTCTATGGTTGGATTCCGGGGAACAGCTCCGGGGCACCCCGGAGGCCCCGGGGCAGCTCACCTTTGTGGCCGGGTACAACGAGCTCATGCCGGCGCTGGAACGCCGTCTCATAGGGCTCCGGGAGCAGGATGCGGTGGAGTTTGTGGTACCCGCGGCCGAGGCCTTCGGGGACTACGACCCCGATTTTGTCCAGGAGTGGAGCCACAAGGTCTTTCCCCCGGGAATGGAGTTGGTCCCGGGCCAGAAGGTGATCCCCGCCAACCTGCCATTCCCGCCGGAATATCCCCTGACCGTCAAGGAAGTCAGGGAGGATTGCGTAATTCTGGATATGAATCACCCCTTTTCCGGCCGAGACCTACGCTATCAGGTGAAGGTGGTGGAGGTGCGCTCAGCCACCCCGGAAGAACTGGAACCCTTGAAACAATGCAAGTCCTGCGCGGATGATCTGAGCTGCGAACACTAA
- a CDS encoding ferredoxin, protein MAWRVEVDEDKCTGDEECVNVCPVAVFEMQNEKAVPVNEDECLGCESCIEVCPSGAITVTET, encoded by the coding sequence ATGGCTTGGCGGGTTGAAGTTGACGAAGACAAATGCACCGGCGATGAAGAGTGCGTTAACGTGTGTCCTGTGGCCGTCTTTGAGATGCAGAACGAAAAGGCCGTTCCGGTAAATGAGGACGAATGTTTGGGTTGCGAAAGCTGCATCGAGGTCTGCCCCTCGGGCGCCATTACGGTTACCGAGACCTAA
- a CDS encoding cobyrinate a,c-diamide synthase: MQQPCPRLLLAALRGGAGKTTLTLGLLAAWRDQGRRLVPFKKGPDYIDPAWHCLAAGCPSHNLDPFLMEGDQILASVARHAAQADALLIEGNRGLYDGLDAQGTYSTAELAKFLATPVVVVVDCTMRTRTTAALVLGCQHFDPQVPIRGVILNQIARPRHEAIIRQAIETYCGIPVLGAIPRLKCAVFPERHMGLVPPQEHATAIRAITTARDLAQRYLDLEGLWQVAAQAPPLPEAPATTRTFGADCHPPIIGVIRDSAFQFYYPENLEALRDAGATVIEISALDDPVLPPHLDALYIGGGFPETHARALTENLSFRNSVKAAAQAALPIYAECGGLMYLGEHIQVGSEKFPMAGIFPFDFIMGKKPQGHGYTILEVTRDNPYFPRGTVLKGHEFHYSQMVPDPVPEFPMAFKVNRGSGIGGQREGLLFQNVLATYTHLHALGCPQWAVALVRRAREYHGDSEPKTSAPGLKCQSPERVRL; the protein is encoded by the coding sequence ATGCAACAGCCCTGTCCCCGGCTGCTGCTGGCAGCTCTCAGGGGTGGGGCCGGCAAGACCACTTTGACGTTGGGGCTTCTGGCCGCTTGGCGCGACCAGGGACGTCGGTTGGTGCCTTTTAAAAAAGGCCCCGACTATATCGACCCGGCCTGGCACTGCCTGGCGGCGGGATGCCCCAGCCATAATCTGGACCCCTTCCTCATGGAGGGGGACCAGATTCTGGCTTCTGTGGCCCGCCATGCCGCCCAGGCCGACGCCCTCCTGATCGAAGGCAACCGGGGCCTCTACGACGGCCTCGATGCCCAAGGCACGTATAGCACCGCGGAACTGGCCAAATTCCTGGCCACTCCTGTGGTGGTGGTAGTGGACTGCACCATGAGGACCCGCACCACTGCCGCCCTGGTGTTGGGGTGTCAGCACTTCGACCCCCAAGTCCCCATCCGGGGCGTCATCCTCAACCAGATCGCCCGCCCTCGCCACGAAGCCATTATCCGCCAGGCCATCGAAACCTACTGCGGCATTCCGGTGCTGGGGGCCATCCCCCGACTGAAGTGCGCGGTCTTTCCCGAGCGCCACATGGGGTTGGTCCCGCCCCAAGAACACGCCACGGCCATTCGGGCCATAACCACCGCCCGGGACCTGGCCCAGCGCTATTTGGATTTGGAGGGCCTTTGGCAGGTGGCGGCCCAAGCCCCGCCTTTGCCGGAAGCCCCCGCCACGACGCGGACTTTTGGCGCCGACTGCCATCCTCCGATTATCGGCGTCATCCGGGATTCCGCTTTCCAATTTTATTACCCCGAAAACCTTGAGGCCTTGCGGGACGCCGGCGCTACCGTCATAGAAATTAGCGCCCTGGACGATCCGGTGCTGCCGCCCCATCTGGACGCCCTGTATATCGGCGGTGGCTTCCCCGAAACCCACGCCCGTGCCCTGACCGAGAACTTAAGCTTTCGTAATTCCGTCAAAGCCGCGGCCCAAGCCGCCTTGCCCATCTATGCCGAATGCGGCGGCCTCATGTATCTGGGGGAGCATATCCAGGTCGGCAGCGAAAAATTTCCCATGGCAGGGATCTTCCCCTTTGATTTTATCATGGGGAAAAAACCTCAGGGCCATGGTTATACCATCCTGGAGGTGACCCGAGACAACCCCTACTTTCCCCGGGGCACCGTGCTCAAGGGCCATGAATTCCATTACTCTCAGATGGTGCCTGACCCGGTTCCCGAATTCCCCATGGCCTTTAAGGTCAACCGGGGTTCTGGCATCGGTGGGCAGCGGGAAGGCCTCCTCTTTCAAAACGTCCTGGCCACCTATACTCACCTTCACGCCCTGGGTTGCCCCCAGTGGGCCGTGGCCTTGGTGCGCCGAGCCCGGGAATACCACGGCGATTCTGAGCCGAAAACCTCCGCCCCTGGCCTGAAATGCCAGTCGCCGGAACGGGTGCGTCTCTAA
- the dsrB gene encoding dissimilatory-type sulfite reductase subunit beta, whose protein sequence is MADRITDIGPPKFDKFLPPVIKDNYGKWKYHEILEPGVLMHVSDSGAKIFSVRGGSGRLVTTDFIKDVCDLADKFCDGYLRFTSRNNIEFLLTDQGKIAGLKDACSKMGIPVGGTGHSVTSIVHTQGWVHCHTPAIDASGVVKAVMDDLFEYFGSHKLPAQVRIALACCLNMCGAVHCSDIAILGIHRTPPKVNHERLRHLCEIPTTIGACPTGAIRPHPDKSIKSVVINDERCMYCGNCYTMCPALPVFDAEKGGVALLVGGKVSNAKSPPMFSKLAVPYLPNNPPRWPEVVQAIRKILIKYAEGANKFERVGEWVTRIGWEKFFEVCEIPFTFQHIDDYRWAYDTYRTSMHFKF, encoded by the coding sequence ATGGCTGACCGTATAACTGATATTGGCCCCCCAAAATTTGACAAATTCTTGCCGCCCGTCATCAAAGACAACTACGGCAAGTGGAAATACCATGAAATCCTGGAACCCGGCGTGCTGATGCATGTGTCCGATTCCGGCGCTAAAATCTTCTCCGTCCGGGGCGGTTCCGGCCGCTTGGTGACCACCGACTTCATCAAGGATGTGTGCGACTTGGCCGACAAGTTCTGCGACGGCTACCTGCGCTTCACTTCCCGGAACAACATCGAGTTCCTGCTCACCGACCAGGGCAAGATCGCCGGCCTGAAGGATGCCTGCTCCAAGATGGGTATCCCCGTGGGCGGCACCGGCCACTCGGTGACCAGCATCGTTCACACCCAGGGCTGGGTCCACTGCCACACCCCGGCTATCGACGCCTCCGGTGTCGTTAAGGCCGTCATGGATGACCTGTTCGAGTACTTCGGCAGCCACAAACTGCCGGCCCAGGTGCGCATCGCCCTGGCTTGCTGCCTCAACATGTGCGGCGCGGTGCACTGCTCCGACATCGCCATCCTGGGCATCCATCGCACGCCTCCCAAAGTTAACCACGAGAGGCTGCGCCACCTGTGCGAAATTCCAACCACTATCGGCGCCTGCCCCACCGGCGCCATCCGGCCTCATCCGGACAAGAGCATCAAGAGCGTCGTGATCAACGATGAGCGTTGCATGTACTGCGGCAACTGCTACACCATGTGCCCGGCCTTGCCGGTGTTCGATGCCGAGAAAGGTGGCGTAGCCCTGCTGGTCGGTGGCAAAGTATCCAACGCCAAGAGCCCGCCCATGTTCTCCAAGCTGGCGGTGCCGTACCTGCCCAACAATCCGCCCCGCTGGCCGGAAGTGGTCCAGGCCATTCGCAAGATCCTCATCAAGTACGCCGAAGGCGCCAACAAGTTCGAGCGCGTGGGCGAGTGGGTTACGCGGATCGGGTGGGAAAAGTTCTTTGAAGTATGTGAAATTCCCTTCACCTTCCAGCACATTGATGACTACCGTTGGGCGTATGACACCTACCGGACGTCGATGCATTTCAAATTCTAA
- the dsrA gene encoding dissimilatory-type sulfite reductase subunit alpha has protein sequence MHKTPLLDQLESGPWPSFVKDLKRVAGRKKSAADLLGVLERSYKDKITHWKHGGIVGVLGYGSGIIGRYIDIPDEFPGVEHFHTVRVNQPSGWFYTTAALRDLCDIWDRHGSSILNVHGSTGDMIFLGTTTDELEPTFAELTAKGWDLGGSGSAMRTPSCCVGKARCEWSCYDTMDLCYQVTQDFQFEMHRPSFPYKFKVKCSGCPNDCVAAVARADMSVIGVWKDDIRIDQAAVKAYAAGEIKPAGGGTVYTKLDIKADVTDLCPTICMSYEGGKLSIDNKNCNHCMHCINMMPQALRPGTEGGATLLLGSHAPILEGAQMSWVIVPFMAMEAPYEPFIDLIGRIHEWWSENGKNRERVGELMLRLGMRNFFLGVDLPAPSQTVRTPRANPFFFWHAEDFEAEAAGRKYIK, from the coding sequence ATGCATAAAACTCCATTGTTGGATCAACTGGAGTCCGGTCCGTGGCCCAGCTTCGTAAAGGATTTGAAGCGGGTCGCCGGTAGGAAAAAATCAGCGGCGGATTTGCTGGGAGTGTTGGAGCGTTCGTACAAAGACAAGATTACCCACTGGAAGCATGGCGGCATCGTCGGCGTCCTGGGTTACGGCTCCGGCATCATCGGCCGTTACATCGATATCCCTGACGAATTCCCCGGCGTCGAGCATTTCCATACGGTACGCGTCAACCAGCCCTCCGGCTGGTTTTATACCACTGCGGCCCTGCGGGACCTGTGTGATATCTGGGACCGGCATGGCAGCAGCATCCTGAACGTGCACGGCTCCACCGGCGACATGATCTTCCTGGGCACCACCACCGACGAACTGGAACCCACCTTCGCCGAACTGACGGCCAAAGGTTGGGATCTGGGCGGCTCCGGTTCCGCCATGCGGACCCCGTCCTGCTGCGTGGGCAAGGCCCGTTGCGAATGGTCCTGCTATGACACCATGGACCTTTGCTACCAGGTCACCCAAGACTTCCAGTTCGAGATGCACCGCCCGTCCTTCCCTTATAAATTCAAAGTCAAATGCTCCGGTTGCCCCAACGACTGCGTGGCCGCGGTGGCCCGGGCCGACATGAGCGTCATCGGCGTCTGGAAGGACGACATCCGCATCGACCAGGCCGCGGTGAAAGCCTATGCCGCCGGCGAAATCAAGCCTGCGGGCGGCGGCACCGTTTATACCAAGCTGGACATCAAGGCCGATGTCACCGACCTGTGCCCCACCATCTGTATGAGCTATGAGGGCGGCAAGCTGAGCATCGACAACAAGAACTGCAACCATTGCATGCACTGCATCAACATGATGCCCCAGGCCCTGCGGCCCGGCACCGAAGGCGGCGCCACCCTGCTCCTGGGTTCCCATGCTCCCATCCTGGAAGGCGCCCAGATGAGTTGGGTTATCGTGCCCTTCATGGCAATGGAAGCGCCCTATGAACCGTTTATTGATCTGATCGGCAGAATCCACGAATGGTGGTCGGAAAACGGCAAAAACCGGGAGCGCGTGGGTGAATTGATGCTGCGCCTGGGCATGCGGAATTTCTTCCTGGGCGTAGACCTGCCGGCGCCTTCTCAGACCGTCAGAACCCCCCGGGCTAACCCCTTCTTCTTCTGGCACGCCGAAGACTTCGAGGCCGAGGCCGCGGGTCGTAAATACATCAAATAA